Genomic window (Longimicrobiales bacterium):
CTGATAAAAAGGCATGCCCCTGTATGTGCTTTGGAATTTTCCAGGCTCGCTGAGAAAGCCACGCAGTTTTCAATAAATTTAGGGTAAACAAAGGAACCTCTACGGGGCTCTGAGGTTCAATGGGGTCGACGTGGGGATCCTCTTGAGCAGTGGGTTTTGCATTCGTCAAAGTTCGGAGCGTGATTTTGTTTGGGGGAAAACTTTTTAATCCTTCTCCCACAATGCAATTAACCGCAATCCCAGGGGCAATCAGAATGACCTTCCGTACGTCCTTTTTACTAAAACAAGCCCTCCGATAAGCGGCCAAGCCCCCCGCAGACCATCCAATGATATTCATCTGAGGCTCCTGTTGCCCCGAGACGGTTGCAAATTCTTTCCAAACTAAATCGCCTATTTCATTGATTCCTTGAATCGTCGTACGATTCATTGAACCTTCTGACCCCCCTTGCCCCATATAATCGAAAGCGATCACTTTATACCCAATTTCCCTTAAGGCTAAAAAGAGAGGGTCATGATTCAATATCGAATCTCCCAATCCTTGGTAATATAAAATATTGCCCTTAAACTCAACATTGGGACTTGCCTCAATGTATCCTGCCCGGAGAACAACCGAGTGGTCTTCATTTAACGTATATGGGAAAGCATGCAGGTTCCAATAAGGGGTTGGAATAGAAGGCATGTTGATCCTAAGTGTTTGAAAAATATTATTTAAATGCTGTATCGCATTTAAAAAATGCTTAAAGCTCGCCGTGGAATTTCCTATCCGTTCGCAGCGAGGCGCGGGCCGGGTCGATGATCCGGCCCGCCTACCTCAGCGGTTGTTTTCCCAGTAATTGACGGGTCGGTCGTCCGCGAGCCATCCGGTCGGGTCGACCCACCAACGCTCGCCGTACGGCTTGGCTACCGGCCAGACCTCATCGAGCGAGTCGGCGTCGTACACCACGCCGCCCTGCATGACGTAGCGCATGTCGGTCGTGTTGCGGATGTCGTCGAGTGGGTTGGAATTCAACACGATCAGGTCCGCGAGCTTGCCCACGGTTATCGAGCCGAGATCGTCCTGAGCGCCGAGGAAGTACGCTCCGTGCAGACTCGCGACCTCGAGCGCACCCATCGGTCCGGTTCCGGCCTCGGTCATCCAGATTTCCCAGTGCGATCCGATGCCGTGCATCTGACCATGTGAACCAATGGCCCCGTAGCCACCCTCCGCGATGACGTCGGCCAGACCCTGAGCGATGAAGGGGAAGCTGTAGTCGGTGTCGGGCCGGAGCACGCGCCGCCTCGTGTGCGGAATCACCTGACGCCACGGCATCCACGTCTGCTGCTTCGGATCCTCCCAGACATCGGATTCCTGGAAGAAGTACTCCTCGTTCCAGGCACCCGCTCCTCCCACGATGAACGTCGGCGAATAGACTGTCTTGGTCGCTCCGAAGAATTTGGCGGCGTCGCTATGGAGCGGCATGTAGCTCATCGGGTGCTCGAAGCCGGTCTGACCGTCCATGATCATGCTCATGTTGTACGGCAGATCCGATCCCTCTGATGTAAGCATGAGGCCGCGCTTTCGAGCCGCATCGGAGATCCACTGCCGCTGATCCCGACGCGGCTGGAGGTACTGCTTGATCGCCACGGCCCCCCAGTCGGCTAGGCGACCCACGTTCTGATCGGCGACTTCGTAGCTGGTGATCTCGTTCTGCCGCCCGCCGTCTCCTGCGTAGAGCGGATCGCCGCTGCTGTAGGTCCTGGGACCCACGAGCCCACCGGCCCGAATCAGCTCTCCGGTCGGGAAGACGTTTTGCGACCACATCGAGTTGTCGAGGTTCGTGGTGACGCCATATGCGAGGTACACGGCCTGCTCGAAGTCATGCTGAGGCTGAAGGCCCCGGTGCTCGCGGTAGTGGTGCGCGTGCATGTCTACGAACCCAGGGATAATCGTTGCGCCCGCCAAGTCCATGACCTCGTCGGCACCGCCCGTGTCACAGTTGCCCACGCACTCAATCCGGGACCCACGCACGACGACGGTGCCTCGCTCGATCACCTGCCGGTTGTCGAGCGTGACGATGCGCGCGTTCGTCAGCGCGATCGATCCGTCTGGAATACGTCGGTCGACCATGAGCGTCACGTCGACGCTGTCCGTCGTTTCATCATCGGGCCGGTAGCTGAAGAAGTGCGGTCCGCTGCCGAAGTCGAGCACGTCGTTTCCGCGCCAGGTCGGATACAGACCACCCTCAGTGCTGACCTGACGGATCGGGACGGTACCCCCACTCTTGTCCAACTCGAGTGGGTCGCCGCCCATGGAGTTGTAGGGAAAGGGCGCCACGTACACGTTGT
Coding sequences:
- a CDS encoding alpha/beta fold hydrolase; the protein is MPSIPTPYWNLHAFPYTLNEDHSVVLRAGYIEASPNVEFKGNILYYQGLGDSILNHDPLFLALREIGYKVIAFDYMGQGGSEGSMNRTTIQGINEIGDLVWKEFATVSGQQEPQMNIIGWSAGGLAAYRRACFSKKDVRKVILIAPGIAVNCIVGEGLKSFPPNKITLRTLTNAKPTAQEDPHVDPIEPQSPVEVPLFTLNLLKTAWLSQRAWKIPKHIQGHAFLSGPNDSYVDAGKTLKVIQSNASHFKTHMFSEALHEIDNETPRVANKFRQKVLQFLNEK